Below is a window of Dromiciops gliroides isolate mDroGli1 chromosome 5, mDroGli1.pri, whole genome shotgun sequence DNA.
GGCGCCCCCTCCCCAGACGCGGTGCGCCATTAGACGTCTGCTCCGTCGGggctcctgccccctcccctccagggCAGCACCCTGGACAGCGGGCGCAGCTGCTCCCCGGCTGGCCAGAAGCACCTCCAGCAGAGCCGCTCGCCCGCCCACCCCGCCTGCTGGCCCGGCTCCGGCTCTTACCCAGGCCTGCATGGCGGGCGGGTAAGGgagctcctgctcctcctcctcctccgggcCCCGGGACGTCGGCTTCAGGGCCAGCTTAGCGAAGGCGGCCGCGAAGGCGCCCAAGCCTCCGGCCGCGATGGAGCAGAACGCCGAGCCCCAGCGGAGCCGAGCCAGGGCGCTGGGCCCCAGGACCGCCGCCATCGCTGCTGGCACTGGGAGAgggagcgggagcgggagcgggagcgCGATGGGGCCTGTGTCGGAGCCGGAGCCGGGAGCCGAGGCCGAGCCCGAGCCTTTGCCGGGGTCCCTGCCGGTGCTCCGCCTCCTGCGGCAACCACGCCCCCGCGCCGCCATAGGCTGCCTTCTTCATGTGACTCCTGCGCCACAGTGACAAGGTCTGGCGAGCGCAATCTGCTCGGAGCCCGAGGCTCCTCCTCCTCCGTCCTCGCCCCGCCCCCGGGGCTGTGCGTGCGTGGGTgggtggggcgggggagggatGCTCTGTTCGCACCTCAGAGCATCCTCTGGATGCAGGAGGCGAGGCAGCCTCAGGGCTGGACCCAGGATCACTGACGTAGGCCTGGGTTCCACTGAAGCTTTTTGTCACAACTCTTTTCCGAGACGACCTCTCGCCGCCGTACCCCTACCCCCAAATAAATCAGGGAAGCTTCACTGCATACACAGATTGAAAACAAGAACCAAACAACCACGATTTCTAGAAAAGCGATACTTCATCGGCTCCTGACCGCAGGTGCACCATCATACCTACAGTTTCCCATATCTAGAAGAAAAGGATGGAcgtatatctttctttttccctgaGCCAAACgtcatcattataattacaaGGCTTTAGGTTTTACATGGCTGTAATCGTTCTATTTGTTCATAGTTTTGCTTAATTCATTCCACATCAATCACGTCTGCCCTTGTTTCTTTAATCCttcatattctctatttcttatgaCACAGTAACATATTCGCACATTGCTGTAACCCAATATGTTTAGCCTTTCCCATATCAATGCAATCCCCTTTATCTCTAagtaagaaactgaagctcagatttGGGAAGTTACTTGTGAAAAGTGGTTCACTTAGCCACTTTCCCAAGAGGTAGTGCAGgacttcaagactcagctcagatgTTACCTCTTCCACAAAGTCTTTTCTGATCAACATGGCTGAAAGTGGGCAGTAGGAAGAGCACTTGTTTTGGAAACAATCGGAGATTTCGCTAGCAAGATTTCTATAACTTACAGCCTGAGTGTGTTGGTAGTCACAGAGACAATAAAGGTAAGCGACTTGCCTAGAGTGAGACAACTCTCATGTGTTGAAGGCAAGATTTgcacccaggttttcctgactccatggcctgtCCTGCACCCATTAAACAACACAGCCTTCTTCCAGTTACATATATGGTCAACCTTGACTCTCCACTCTTCCTCACCCTACATGTTCAATCTTTTCCCCAGTTTTGTCAATCCTACCTCCTCAACATCTCTTGAATCTTCCCCTTTGCTCTGGTCACCTGGCCACTCCCTTCAATTAGGTCCTTCTTAGACTACTGCAGCGGCCTCCCTGTTGGTCTTTTTTTCAGTCTCCTCCTTCTCCTAGTCTTCTCCACAGAACAGCCTCTGTGGCTCCCTAtgattctaggataaaatattgaCTCCCTTttaacatttaaagtccttcacaacttgaCTCCATTCTACCTTTGGGGAGGTCATTAAAGattatattcacacacacactgtgCTCCAGATTATTCCCTTTTCCCCACAAAGGACAATTCATCTCTTGTTGTTGCATTTCCCAATGCCTGAATGTATTCTCTGCTTTGCATCTTAGACTCCAGttctcccttcaaagctcagttccaGTGCCAGCTTCCTCTATAAGGTCTTTCTGAACCCCCACAAGCTTTTAATCCTTCTGACATGTTACTTTGGCTCAGAGTAGggtcttaataaatttttgttgaaagcATGAATGAATACCttagagtgaataaatgaattggCCTGCCACTTCTGACAACTTGCCAACCCTTGTTGTAGAATAttgtgaacaacaaaaaagataaagtggGGATTAGAACAAAATTCACATCAgtgaataaataagcatttattaagtgaccactACACGACAGGCTCTGGGTATCCTAAGATCTCCCATCCTAAAGAGGAAGGCAAAATATACCAAGTatcattatagatttagagcttgaaaggactTTGGAGGAAATTGAATCCAACCTCCCCAttgtataggtgaggaaactgaggcaaaacgtAGTTAAGAGTcgcacagtcacacaactagtatttgAGGTAGGATTGAAACTCAAACTTATTGACCACAAATCTAGCCCTCTACAAACACTGCAACTTcatagcagcaacaacaataaaaaagaaatgtggtgCTCTCTGAAATCACATCTCTGCCTCCCCTACACAAGTTTAGGGATTTTCGTTTCCAAAGCCAAAGGACTAAATCAGTCACTCAAAACTATAGTCCTGTGAAAAACAAACAACGTGGGGCACAGGAGCAACAAAAACTGGGAAAAGCCCCAGAGGCTGTTGCCCCTCTATTCCAGGATATAAAGTGATTCATCATCAACAACCACCTCCTGCTTCAGAGCCCAGTGGAAAAAGGGCAGGATAGATCTAGGATAGGGCCAGGGGTAGGCAAAGGATCTTTGAGTGCCAGTCACCTCTAAACAAGAACCTTAGCAACACGTCATAGACATCTTTTTGCTTTACTCCATCCTTCATCTGACTCCTCACTCCCATTCTTCTAAAATCACAGCTCTGACCCCAATCACTGCCCCACTCAGAAAACTCCAGCTGCTCCCCATCACCTaaaggaccaaatataaaatactctttaaCAATGCAAGCTCTTCAATTAGTTGCCTTTTCTCCACCTTTCCAATCTTGTCACACTTTACGTGCCCCAAAGTATTCTATGCAATGACATTGCCTCATTGCTATTCATCCCACATCAGATTttggaaattctctctctctctcctttctgtgtctctatctctcctcccccccttctTTGTTGCTTAGTTTCCCTAAAATCCTATCTAAAGCCCTTCTTTATACAGGAAGGCATTTGCCAATCACCTTTAATTCTAGAGCCTTCCCACTCTTGATTATATCAAAATTTGTCCTGTACATatctttttgcattttttgtttgcatgtcatctcccccactaagagcaagggctgtcttttgacttctcttttatccccagcactcagtacAAGCTTGGCACATTAGTAGGCGGTTAATGAATGTGTTTGACTGACATCGTTCAGTAGGTTTGTTGGAAACAAAGGGGAAGAAATGAAGCCTAGGATCCCAATATGAAACCCCGCTAGAATAGAAATCTCCATTGGGAACAAAGCCCTTAGTTTGCTCCGTGGCTCAAACacattccttccctcttccccatctcttcaaGCAGTTCCAGCAACTGGTGTCGAAGCTAGAAGGGTCTGCAGAAATCATCCAATGTAACACAACTAAACAGTGATTGCCTAACAGAACAAAGACCTCCTTGACAAGAAGTCTTTCAGCCTTTTGGGTGAAAAACTAGAGATGGAGAATTCCATAACATCTAAGGTAACCTGCTCTACCTTGGGAAAGatctaattgtttaaaaaattttccttttatccagaagaaattttttttccccaccgtCCATCCAGTGAATCGCCTCAGTTCTGTTCTCCGAGGTCAAATCTCTCCTCTACTTGACATCCCCTCAAACGTCCTGGGCTAAACATTCCCCCTTCCTTAATCGGATTCTCATTTGATTGCCAGTGCCTCCATCCTAGTTGAGCCTTGGATACCCTCCAGGCTGTCGAtggttcttcctaaaatatgaccACCACAATGGTGCAGAGGCATCTAAACTCCCTTCCTTCATGACTAAACTCAGGATGGCAGGCACTACACCAAGCTGTCCTCTTCTGCCATTTCTGCGGCTCCCCCGATCCCCAATCCTGCTCCTGCTCAGGCTCTTGCAGAGGGGTACGTCACCGCCACACCCCCCACCCTGTCAATCAGGCTCGGAGGGGGCGCTGCGGAGGGATCCACCACAGCTTCCTCCACCTCTAGTCCGTCTCGGTGAGGGAGCTACTGAGGGtactctccttcccacccccacccccaccccgcacaGTCTTTCTCGGAGGGGGCACTGCAGAGGGCTCCGCCTCCACTCTTGCAGTCTTGCTCGGAGAGGGCACTGCAGAGGGCTTCGTCACTCCCTCTGCCTTTCCCCAACCACAGTCCTACTCGGAGAAGGCTCTGCAGAGGGGCCCGCCCTAGCCCCCTCCACCCCGAAGTCCCGCGCCGAGAGGGCGCTGCAGAAGGGTCCTCCTGGCCTCGGGCCCCTCCCCACCTCACAATCCTATTCTGAGGGGGAGCTGCAAAGGGCTCCGCCCTAGTCCTTTCCCCGCCCTGCAAATTTACTGGGAGGGGGCACTGCAGAGGAGTCCACTCTAGCTCCCTCGCTACGCCACAGTCCCTGCTCCAAGGGCGCGCTGCAGAAGGGTCTTGCCCGCCCCCGCACCCCCCTGCCTTTAGTCCTCCTCAGAGGGGGCGCTGCAGAGGAGTCcaccccagccccctccccaccctgaagACCTACTCGGAGGGGGCGCTGCAGAGGAGTCcgcccctgctccctccccaccctgaagACCTACTCGGAGGGGGCGCTGCAGAGGAGTCcgcccctgctccctccccaccccgcaGTCCCGCTCCCAGGGGGCGCTGCAGAGGGGCTCGCCCCAGCCTCCTCCCCACCCCGCAATCCCGCTCCCAGGGGGCGCTGCAGAGGGGTCCgtcccagccccctccccaccccgcagTCCCGCTCCCAGGGGGCGCTGCAGAGGGGTCCgtcccagccccctccccaccccgcagTCGCACTCCGAGGGGGCACTGCAGAGGGCGCCCCCTCCCCAGACGCGGTGCGCCATTAGACGTCTGCTCCGTCGGggctcctgccccctcccctccagggCAGCACCCTGGACAGCGGGCGCAGCTGCTCCCCGGCTGGCCAGAAGCACCTCCAGCAGAGCCGCTCGCCCGCCCACCCCGCCTGCTGGCCCGGCTCCGGCTCTTACCCAGGCCTGCATGGCGGGCGGGTAAGGgagctcctgctcctcctcctcctccgggcCCCGGGACGTCGGCTTCAGGGCCAGCTTGGCGAAGGCGGCCGCGAAGGCGCCCAAGCCTCCGGCCGCGATGGAGCAGAACGCCGAGCCCCAGCGGAGCCGAGCCAGGGCGCTGGGCCCCAGGACCGCCGCCATCGCTGCTGGCACTGGGAGAgggagcgggagcgggagcgggagcgCGATGGGGCCTGTGTCGGAGCCGGAGCCGGGAGCCGAGGCCGAGCCCGAGCCTTTGCCGGGGTCCCTGCCGGTGCTCCGCCTCCTGCGGCAACCACGCCCCCGCGCCGCCATAGGCTGCCTTCTTCATGTGACTCCTGCGCCACAGTGACAAGGTCTGGCGAGCGCAGTCCGCTCGAAGCCCGAGGCTCCGCCTCCTTCTTCCTCGCCCCGCCTTTGCACCGCCCCTTCATCAGAAGCTTTCCAATGGTGCGGAGCTTGCCTCAATACAAGGCCCAGCCCACAAAGCCTGAAGGACCTGCCTCCTACATCTGAAAGTGATCACctgccttgggggagggggaagaggaagagtttTGGAATCACAGGCTGCGTAATCCTGAGCTAGGCCCTGCCTCTCAGCCTCTCATTGTTCCCATATGTGTGAGACctaatgatttctaaggttgCCTGCAGCTCTAATTTCTATGATTCTCAAATTTCCTTATGCAATATTGTTCCTGCCCTCAACATGCTTATAGTCATTAATTGGGGATAAGGGGgtacaaaatgtaaataaatatgtaggCAACTCTCCTACAAGCAGAATgtgggagggaaaaaggagaggtCATTACTGACAGTGAGAAGATCCAGCAAAATGTGAGATGAGCCTTTAAGGACACCAGGGAACTTAAGAGGTAGAGGTCGAATATTCTAGGTATGGGGCCAGGCCACATGCCCAGGGTCCAGAGATGGGAGTGTATATGTGTGAAAGGAACAGCAATAGGTCCAGTGTGGCTGAACCATATTGAATGTGCCCAAGGGTGTGGATGTGAATACAttgaaagaagactagaaagctaGGAAGATCCTAAGATGGGAAGGAGTTTAAATGCTTACAAgagaatttcatatttgatcatgAAGGTAAATGGAAGtcactggactttattgagtaAGGAGTGGGGTGACATGCTCAGACAGgagatttaggaaaatcattttgtcagCTGAGTAGAGTGTAAATGGGAGTGGGGAAATATTTCACCCAGGGAGCTCAATTAGAAGCCTACTGCAATGGTCAAGATGAGAGGTGGTTTATATCTGAACTAAAGAGGTAGTTGTGTGAGTCAAGGAAAGGGGATATAAACAAGGGATGCAATGAAgataaaaaaagataagatttCACAGCAGTTCAGATCTATGGGATAAGGGCCAGTGAGGAGTTGTGGATAACACTGAGATTGGGAGCCATTAAATGCTTTGCTCAGAGATGGACAGTCAGCATGGGTGAGAAGCAGGTgagaaccaaggtcttcctgctTCCGAAACCAGATCACACACCTGTTTCAGTTTTAGTTAttttatctattaaaaaaaattttttttgggggggaggctaggtggcgaagtggataaagcaccggcccaagattcaggagtacctgagttcaaatccagcctcagatgtttgacacttactagccgtgtgaccctgggcaagtcacttaacccccattgctccaccaaaaaaacaacaaaaaattttttttaagggcaatgagggttaagtgacttgcccagggtcacagctagtaagtgtcaagtgtctgaagctggatttgaactcaaatcttcctgaatccagggcaagtgctttatccattgtgccacctagctgcccccctactttacctatttttaaaaattgttgtttaTACCATAGATTTCACTTGCCAATTTTCTATAACATGTCAAGAGGGATCACACTTGTTATGGCCCTGAGAGGAAAATGTGTTGCCACAGATATATCATATGTCAAtagtaggacttgaactcaggtcttcctgactttgtaaCTTCTCCACACACTAAAGAATTCAGCCTCCTTGCAGAGTCATATACATAGTCAATCTTGATTCTACACTATTCCTTACCCAATGACCCAGTCTTCTTAATCCTACTTCCACCACCTCTCTTGCATCCTCccatctctccactcacacagtcacTGCCCAAGTTCAGATCCTTATTGTTGCTCCCTAGCAATAGCCTTGTAACTGATTTGGCCTCCAGTCTCTCCACTCTCCAATTCATCCACCACATGACTGCCAAAGCAATATCCCTAAAAGACAGGTCAGACCATCTCTTGACAGTCGACTTCAGCACCTCCCAACTGGCTCCAGGACAAAAtatcatttaaagtcctttacaatctggctccagccagAGTAATTTACACATTACATTCACACCCTACATCCCAGTCTACTTTCTATTCCCTATACATGCCAGTGCATCTCCTCTCTCCATGCATTTGAACAGCTTATTCTGCCAAGTCTGGAATGTATTCCTTCATCAGCCTCTTTgaacccctccttccctcccaagcTTTCAGATCAGATGCTCCCTCTGACTTTTCGCTTTTCTGGAACCTGTCAGCTACTAGTGCTCCCATAAAAGTACTTTGGCTACAGTaggcttaattaatgtttgctgaatgaatacttttggaacacaaaaccatactatgaataaatgaatcactGGCATGCCCCTTTTGAGATATTGCCAGGCACTGTTGTAGAACACTATGATCCAAAAGAACGGAATGGTgattaggataaaatacaaatcaatcagtcaatttattaagttcctattatctGACAGGCACTGGgtatagacaaaaaagaaacagttcctaTCTTCAAGGGTCTTACATTCTAAAGTGAGAGGTAATATATACCAAACatcatcatagatttagggctagaaaagGCTTTGGGAAACCTCACTGGCAATGATTCCAGGTTATTGAGGCATAAAGTAGTTAAGTGAccagctcagggtcacacaaaggATAATTGAGGTAGGAATCCTATTCAGATCTTCCTCAGATCCACCATTCTAATTATTCTGCCACCCGGTGGTCTCCTTTAAAAATGTCGTGCCCTACCCAAATCACATCTCCGCTACTCCATCACCAATTTCCAAATCCTATGTAGGGAAACAGCCACACAGAAATGTagcccataaaaaacaaacaactcagttCACAATAGCAACAGAAACTGACACAAGTCCCTCCCAGAAGCTGTTGCCTTTTTATTCTAAGCTCTAAAAAGGTTCGTCATCCAGACAGGACCCTCCTGCTCCAAAGTCCAGGGTAGAAGAGAAGGACCAGCATAGTCAAAGGGCCTTTGAAGGTCAGTCAGGTCTAAGTAGGGAAGAACCTTAGCAATAGGTTTCTTTTTGCTTGACTAGCCACTGACTGCCTGTTCtgttcctgacttttttttttttttaaagcacaaccTTAGAAAACAAGAGGCAGCAATAAAACTCAGGATCTCAACGTGAAAATCTGGCCAGGTGGAAACCTTAACTGGGAACAGAGATGACTTTAGCATTCTCCAAGGCTCAAATAGACTCCGGCTTCCCTATCTCTATAGGTTCAAGTAGCTTAAGGAACTGGAGTCAGAGCTACAAGTGTCTATTTAAGTCATCCAATCTAACCTACAACTGAACAGTTTTCCCCTCCAAAACGTCCTTGACAAGAGACCTTTCAAACTGTTTTTGAAAGGCTTCAAA
It encodes the following:
- the TMEM42 gene encoding transmembrane protein 42 isoform X1: MAARGRGCRRRRSTGRDPGKGSGSASAPGSGSDTGPIALPLPLPLPLPVPAAMAAVLGPSALARLRWGSAFCSIAAGGLGAFAAAFAKLALKPTSRGPEEEEEQELPYPPAMQAWLTLMFRLMAFSLMIVSNSLMWAFFSKALSISSSSATASLTMTASNIIASAFLGYLLYGEYCAVMWWAGVVLILYGLALMHISSSADEELEEKKNQ
- the TMEM42 gene encoding transmembrane protein 42 isoform X2, giving the protein MAARGRGCRRRRSTGRDPGKGSGSASAPGSGSDTGPIALPLPLPLPLPVPAAMAAVLGPSALARLRWGSAFCSIAAGGLGAFAAAFAKLALKPTSRGPEEEEEQELPYPPAMQAWLTLMFRLMAFSLMIVSNSLMWAFFSKALSISSSSATASLTMTASNIIASAFLGYLLYGEYCAVMWWAGVVLILYGLALMHISSSADEELEEKKNQ